The following proteins are encoded in a genomic region of Thermogemmata fonticola:
- a CDS encoding nucleotide pyrophosphohydrolase → MTQATLADGSGEGIDRNPHQAIGGATSGDCHTGEAVAATIRKAVTTIMTDLPGGDASTPIAVLKEAICHFAAVRGWEPYHTPKNLALALASEVGELCALFRWLSPEQSLSAARDPQQREAIADELADVANILLLLSAHTGIDLSDAVRAKLEKNARKYPPPPTGEERGAEYLNP, encoded by the coding sequence ATGACACAAGCGACTCTGGCGGATGGCAGCGGGGAAGGGATTGACAGGAATCCACACCAGGCTATAGGGGGCGCCACGTCGGGGGACTGCCACACGGGGGAAGCGGTGGCAGCGACGATCCGGAAAGCTGTGACGACGATCATGACCGACCTGCCGGGCGGAGACGCGAGCACGCCGATTGCAGTGCTCAAAGAAGCAATCTGCCACTTTGCGGCTGTGCGGGGCTGGGAACCATACCACACGCCCAAAAACCTTGCTCTAGCCCTGGCCAGTGAGGTCGGCGAATTATGTGCCTTGTTCCGCTGGCTGAGTCCCGAACAATCGCTCTCTGCTGCCCGCGATCCTCAGCAGCGGGAGGCTATCGCCGATGAGTTGGCGGATGTGGCCAACATTCTCCTGCTGTTGAGCGCCCACACCGGCATTGATCTGAGCGACGCTGTACGGGCCAAGCTAGAAAAAAACGCCCGGAAATACCCCCCTCCTCCAACGGGGGAAGAACGGGGAGCGGAATACCTCAATCCATAG
- a CDS encoding adenosine kinase, whose protein sequence is MTATKVYDVLGLGNALVDILLELSEEEFAALHFEKGTMRLVEVEEQRRLLQAFHHREPRLVSGGSVANSIIALSQLGGRAAFTACVGDDRYGLHYVEEFAELDIDFTHPPLVGETTGTCVSIITPDAERTMRTALGVSSHLSDRHVDEAKVAASRWLFIEGYVFANPNSGQHAIRKAVSIARQNGVRIAITCSEQFIPLAFREAFHQALDHADLLFCNAPEALAVAGHARDAEEAFAALREVVPNCVVTDGANGAYVRYGGEEGHVPAFPCEPKDLTGAGDMFAGAFLYGITHGVPPLRAARAANYLAMKVITQIGARLHHGTRHYWNEALAS, encoded by the coding sequence ATGACGGCCACGAAAGTCTACGACGTCCTCGGCTTGGGGAATGCGCTGGTGGACATTCTGTTGGAGCTAAGCGAGGAAGAATTCGCGGCCTTACACTTCGAGAAGGGGACGATGCGTCTGGTCGAGGTGGAGGAGCAGCGGCGCCTGTTGCAAGCGTTCCATCATCGGGAACCGCGGCTGGTGTCGGGGGGCAGCGTGGCCAATTCGATCATTGCTCTGTCTCAATTAGGGGGACGTGCAGCGTTCACGGCGTGTGTGGGGGATGATCGTTACGGCCTGCATTACGTGGAAGAGTTCGCGGAGCTAGACATCGATTTTACTCATCCGCCGCTGGTCGGAGAGACTACCGGGACCTGCGTCAGCATCATCACGCCGGACGCGGAACGGACGATGCGCACCGCGCTGGGCGTGTCCAGCCATCTGTCCGATCGGCATGTGGATGAGGCCAAAGTCGCGGCCAGTCGCTGGCTCTTCATCGAAGGGTATGTGTTCGCCAATCCGAATAGCGGCCAGCACGCCATCCGCAAAGCTGTGTCGATCGCCCGCCAGAATGGAGTGCGTATTGCCATTACCTGCTCGGAGCAGTTCATCCCGCTGGCGTTCCGCGAGGCGTTTCATCAGGCCCTGGATCACGCCGATCTGCTCTTCTGCAACGCTCCGGAGGCCCTGGCGGTAGCCGGTCATGCACGCGATGCCGAGGAAGCCTTCGCCGCGCTGCGGGAGGTGGTTCCCAACTGCGTAGTCACGGATGGAGCCAACGGCGCTTATGTGCGTTATGGCGGCGAGGAAGGCCATGTTCCCGCCTTTCCCTGCGAACCCAAGGACCTCACCGGCGCGGGGGATATGTTCGCGGGGGCCTTCCTCTACGGAATCACCCACGGCGTGCCGCCTTTGCGGGCGGCCAGAGCGGCCAACTATCTGGCGATGAAAGTCATCACCCAAATCGGCGCACGCCTCCATCACGGCACGCGCCACTACTGGAACGAAGCTCTCGCCTCTTGA